From Chthoniobacterales bacterium:
CGACATCGCAGAAGATCCACGGCAGAAAGTCCCCGAGCAACATGACATGGTTGCCGGAGTTCATGAGGGGATCGGCCGTGTTGCCGTTCCACAGCTCCCAGATCGTGGTGGCGCCGTGTTTGATCATGTGTCCCCACGAGGGATAGTCCTCGCGAAGAGCCAGCGCGGTGGCCAGATCGGCGCGACCATGGGCTGTGAGCGTCCGGAAGAGCCATTGGATGCCAATGAGACCGGTCGCAATCTCCGGCCTCCCGTCAACCATGACCCGCTCCACGAGCCGGTCGAAAACATCTTTGGCCTTTTCCTTGGGCGCGATCCCGAAGGCCAGCGGCAAAAGTTGCGAGGTCTGGGTTCCGTTGCCGTATCGTCCGCTCGTGGCATCGAGAAAACGCGCGTTGATCGCGTCGATCATCCGTGCGCGCCGCGCCCTCCAGTCGGCCGCGTCTTCCTTCCGTCCGAGCAGATCGGCGAATTCGGCGGCAATTTCCATGTTGCGCACCAGGTAAGCCGAGGAAAGCAGGGCCTTGTCCGCTTGGCGGTCCGGGGAGGTCGAGACGATGATGTGGGCTTCCTCGGGCGGAACGCACCAATCGCCGTAGATGTCGCGTCCGACGAGGCCCTCGGGAGTCACGTATTTCGCCATCCGCAGCAGCCACTTCGAGATGGCCGGGTATGCTTCCTCGACGATCCGGCTGTCGCCGTAGTGCATGTGGAGATAATACGGGATCGCGGCCACGCAAGTCGGCCAGGTGACATTGTCGTTATACATGCGCCAGAAAGGAGGCGCGATGTCGGGCACGCAGCCGTCCGCCGACTGCGCGAGCATGATGTCGTGCGCCCACTTCCTGTAGAAAGCCTGCACGTCGAAGAGGAACATTTCACCCGAGGCGCCCATGGCGCGGTCCCCCAGCCAGCCCATGCGCTCATCGCGTTGCGGGCAGTCGCACGGGAAGCTGCGGTAGTTTCCGCGGATCCCCATCGCGGCGGCCTCGACGATCCGGTTGATCAGCGGCTCGGAGCAGCGGAACCCGGCGGTCGTCCCCACATCGTCGTGGACGAACTCCGCCACCGCCTCCACCACCTCGTCGGCGCCCCGGACTTCCGCGTAGCGGAATCCATGGTAGGTGAAGGAGGGTGCATACGTCGTCTCGCCTTCGCGAAGCGTGACATGATCGGTGCAAAGAGCCGAACGCAGGTTGTCGAGCGCGAGCAGGTCGTCGGAATCCAAACCCTCCGCGTGGCGGATTTGCACGGTCGTGCCGGCGCGTCCGCGCAGGCGGACCCGGCATCTCCCCACCAGATTTTGCCCGAAGTCGAGCATGGTCGTGCCGAATTTCGTTTTCCACTTCCGCACCGGCTCGAAGCGCGCGGTCACGCGGATCGGGTTGATCGGCTGCGAGCGCAGGACTCCGGGAGGCGCCCCCACCGGCAGGGCTTTTTCCCACGACGAGGCATCGAAGCCCGGCCGGGTCCATGCCGGATCGTCCAACCGTGCGTCGAACCACTCGCCGTCGAATTCATTGTTCCAGCCGATCGCTCCCTTGTCGTTGAGGCTCCAATCCGGACCGCTCACGATGCGCTCGATCGTTCCATTTTTGCGGTGCAGTTCCAGTTGGAGCAGCAGCTTCGGGCATCCGTAGGTCTCCATCGGAATGGGAACCCGGACGCGCGGGGCGAAATACCTGCCGTTGCCCAGCACGCAGCCGACGGCATTGGCCCCCGGTTTGATGAGTCCGGTGACATCGATGGTGCGGTAATAGGCGAGCCGATGGTAATCGGTGGCCGCGGGGGAAAGCTCGTCGTCGGAAGCCTCGACACCGTTGAACCACAACCGCGACAGGCCCAGGCCGGAATAATACACGACGGCCCGCTCCACGTCGTCCGGGACGGTGAATTCTTTGCGCAGGTAGCGCGCGGAGAGGTTGGGATACTCCGCCGGCGATTGCAGATGCCATGGTTCGATACCGAAGGGACCCACGACGTGCGCGCCGATTGCGGTCTGCGCATCCCCGGAGAAAACCTTCCATTCGGCGTCGGTCACCACGCGCCGGCCGGCCAGGTCGAAAGAGGCTATGACACCGCCGTGCGGATCCCGGTCGTGGCGCTTCGTCGCCCGAATCCGGAAAACATGCTCGCCCGCTTCCAGCGGACCGAAGGTGATGGCGTTGGGGATGGTGAAAAGATTGAAGTTTGCCTGCGCCGGATCGAGCCGGCAGATCGGGACGCCGTCGACCTCCAGTTCCGCCGCATCGTCGGCCAAACCCCAGACGCGACATTCACCCCCCTTTTCGAGCAGCACCTTCCGTTCAAAACACCGCTCTCCGGGAGCACCCGAAGAATCCCAAATCCACTGCGCACCGAGGAAGGGGTGGGCGGGGTATTCGGTGGCCGCATCTTTTCCCACCCAAGTCGCCTGCCAATCACCCTCCGCAAGCCCCATCGTCCAAAAGGCCGCTTCGCTCGCCCGTTCCCCGCTGCCGGCCACATCGACCAGGATCTTCCAGTGGTATTCCTTCCGGCTTTCCAAAGCCGGCCCGGCGTAGCGGACGGAACAGGGCAGGGCTTTCCCCTCGCGAATTTCCATCCACCCGGAATCCCACACGTCGTATTTCCCTTTTTCCAACGCCTGCCGCGTGCCGGAGACTGCGCATCTCCACCGGATGGCCTTGCCATTTCCTTCCCATGCCCAAGAAAGTTCGGGCCACGCGTCGTCCACGCCCGAAGGATTGCGAAGCGTGTTGCACCGCAGAACGGTGGGACGCAAGGGATCGGTTGTTGTGCTCAAAGTGAGATTCGTTGGTTTTTTTTGGCGTGCCGGGGAGAAAATTTACTTTTTTCCCTTTTCGGCTTGGTCCGTCAAACATTTCCCGAATGTTTGTTGCAGTATTCTCGTATATCGAATAAAATTTTATTAATGAAAACTCGACGGATCACGTTGAAAGATGTTGCCAGGGAATCCGGCGTGGCGGTGAGCACAGTTTCCTCGATTCTTAACAAGCGTCCGGACAATTGGGCCTCCGAGGCGACGCGCAAACGCGTATTCGATGCGTCGGCCCGCCTGGGGTTCCGTCCGAACAAGATGGCGCGCAGTCTTCGCGGCAAGAATTTCGACTTGGTGCTGGCATCTGCGCCGCGAATGACCAATCCCTTCTTCGCGGAACTGGCGAGCGGGATCCGGCGCCGTCTTTCCTTCGAAGGATTGGATCTCACCGTGGAGGAGACCGATTTTCACCAACAGAGGTATACGCATCTCCTCGATGGTCTTCCCGGCCGCTCTATCGACGGGGCGATTCTCGTCACCAGCGCCGCCATGGAATCGGATCAAAACTTCCCGAGGGCCGCGGCGGCTGTGCCCTTGGTGCTGCTCGGGGCGGGCCTCGCGTCCACGGCCTGTTGCCGGGTTGAGTGTGATATTTCCAATGGTTTGCAGCAGGCCATTCTCCATCTGCGCGACCTCGGACATGGCAGTGTTGGCATGATGGACTGCGCCAGCGAATGCCCCGACGCCGCCAACCTCTTCGAACTTATAACACGGATTTCGGGTGAACTGGGAATGCGCATCCGGCCGGAGTGGCACGTTCGCGGCGGCGGCAGTCTTGATCAAGCTCGGGAAAACGCGCGTGTCTGGGCCACTCGTAGCGAGCGCAATGAGCGTCCGGGTGCGCTTGTCTGCACCAATGACATGACGGCGATTGCGTGCATTCGCGGTCTGGGAGAGGCCGGACTGCGGGTTCCGGAAGATATTTCGGTGATCGGGATCGATGGCATTCAAATCGCGGAAATGCTGCCGCGCCGCCTCACCACCATCGCCCAGCCTATCGAAGAAATGGTTGCCAGGGCCGTGCATCTTCTGTTGGGGAGAATACGGGGCGGCTTCAGTGCGCCTCCGTCCAGCATCCTTCTTCCTTGCCACCTGCGCCTTGGCGAGACCACGGGACCTGCTCCTGCAATCTGACCGTCCTGACCGGTTCGCCGGCGATCCCTCAATGCCTTGACCTTTCGCGGGGGAAGCGTTTTATTTCATGTTGCTGTTGTCTTCATGGCAAATTCCTCCCCAAACTATGTGAGTTGCAGGAGGCGGGTGACGAGTTCATTGCCTTCAGGTTTCACCTTGATCGAGCTTTTGGTGGTGGTGGCCATTCTCGCGATTTTGGCCGGGTTTGTGGTTCCTGCCATGCCTTCTTTGCTTGGAAGCCAGGGGGTGGGGCGGGCGGTGGCTGATGTGGAGGGGGTCTTGGAGTTGGCCCGGACGGAGGCGGCTTCGCGGCGCACCTATGTTTATGTGGGCTTCGTGAATTCAACCAATTCACTTGGCACCAGTGAATTGCGCATCGGGGCCGTTGCCTCCAAGGATGGAACGACAAACCAAGCAGGCAACAATCTCACTCCGCTCACCCGGCTCGTGAAAATATCCGGGGTGAAAATGGTGGATGCCTCGGAGTTGCCGGCATCGATTTCTTCCGGAGTTTCCAATTTCGTCACGGCTTTGACAAACCAGGTGAATTTCAGTGTCGGGCCGCAGAGTTTTTCCAGTGCGCCGGTGGTGATTGTCTCTCCCCAAGGGGAGACGGTGCCGCAAGCCGGTTCTGTTTTTTTTAAACCTTCAATCTCCGTCGGGTTGGCGCAGACGAGGGGCACGACGATCGTGCGCGACAACGGAGCGGTCGTGATTTACCGCGGAGCTTCCGGCGCCATTGAAACGCGAAGACCATGACATCGATGCCGCCATCCCTTTGCCGCAGAGAACCGCGTCGTATCGGTGGGTTCTCGCTCATCGAGGTCACCATCTCGCTCGGGATCATCGCCTTTGCCTTGGTCGCAGTCGTGGGACTTCTTCCGAGCGGGCTGAGCGCCCAAAAACAGGCCTCCCAACAGGCCCGTGCGGCTCAGGTGCTCAACCAAGTCTCGCGTTCATTGCTTAATGTGGGGACGAATCAGAATTTTCTGCCTCCGCTGACGAACCTGCCCGTGGCGGCGGGTTCTACGAACATGGGTTTTTTTCGCGACGGCACGATTGGC
This genomic window contains:
- a CDS encoding LacI family transcriptional regulator codes for the protein MKTRRITLKDVARESGVAVSTVSSILNKRPDNWASEATRKRVFDASARLGFRPNKMARSLRGKNFDLVLASAPRMTNPFFAELASGIRRRLSFEGLDLTVEETDFHQQRYTHLLDGLPGRSIDGAILVTSAAMESDQNFPRAAAAVPLVLLGAGLASTACCRVECDISNGLQQAILHLRDLGHGSVGMMDCASECPDAANLFELITRISGELGMRIRPEWHVRGGGSLDQARENARVWATRSERNERPGALVCTNDMTAIACIRGLGEAGLRVPEDISVIGIDGIQIAEMLPRRLTTIAQPIEEMVARAVHLLLGRIRGGFSAPPSSILLPCHLRLGETTGPAPAI
- a CDS encoding prepilin-type N-terminal cleavage/methylation domain-containing protein, with protein sequence MANSSPNYVSCRRRVTSSLPSGFTLIELLVVVAILAILAGFVVPAMPSLLGSQGVGRAVADVEGVLELARTEAASRRTYVYVGFVNSTNSLGTSELRIGAVASKDGTTNQAGNNLTPLTRLVKISGVKMVDASELPASISSGVSNFVTALTNQVNFSVGPQSFSSAPVVIVSPQGETVPQAGSVFFKPSISVGLAQTRGTTIVRDNGAVVIYRGASGAIETRRP